Proteins encoded within one genomic window of Gammaproteobacteria bacterium:
- a CDS encoding glycosyltransferase family 4 protein has product MKASKHIVVIDAIAFAGGSKVATNTFLATLAQPGIKITIITKDKSCWDRQYQFLDLYEMPWLSAKEQGLWYFLRHFILALNILMARLRYGPINIAVGASGPGVDLSLYLSQLLLKFEIMQLIHGPVACSNTIARCLTRASHVFYLKSTLPSIKQCLIKQLDPQQILFLLSSNTYQELHNGLLDSAWPTQCQYHTPRILWAASLLKWKGLDFFVQAIAAIPRQYRPITEICYIRPLATTQAICQAPIKVPKLYWHEQPEQLDAIRASCNIFISTSTNEPFGLSILEALAAGHCVIIPMDNAHWDQTLTHGLNCLKYQAHDVKDLVNIVLSLSGDINKVKQLGSNGQQISKQYQADKLYQKLTRLVLKKVVEQ; this is encoded by the coding sequence ATGAAAGCGTCCAAACATATTGTAGTAATCGATGCCATTGCCTTTGCTGGAGGCTCTAAAGTAGCCACCAATACTTTTCTCGCAACATTAGCCCAACCGGGGATAAAAATAACCATTATCACCAAAGACAAATCGTGCTGGGATCGTCAGTATCAATTTCTCGATCTTTATGAGATGCCTTGGTTATCGGCGAAGGAACAAGGGTTATGGTATTTTTTACGTCACTTCATTTTGGCCCTCAATATCCTGATGGCCCGATTACGCTATGGCCCAATCAACATCGCCGTCGGCGCGTCAGGACCAGGGGTAGACTTGTCACTATATTTAAGCCAACTGCTGCTTAAATTTGAAATAATGCAGTTAATTCACGGCCCAGTCGCCTGTTCAAATACCATCGCTCGTTGTTTAACCAGAGCAAGTCATGTGTTTTACCTTAAAAGTACTTTGCCATCGATAAAACAGTGTTTAATCAAACAACTCGACCCACAGCAAATATTATTTTTGTTAAGCAGTAATACCTATCAAGAGCTTCACAACGGTTTACTCGACAGCGCTTGGCCAACACAATGCCAATACCACACCCCACGAATTTTATGGGCAGCCTCGTTGTTAAAATGGAAAGGTTTAGATTTTTTCGTCCAAGCTATTGCCGCAATCCCACGTCAGTACCGACCAATTACTGAGATCTGTTATATTCGACCGTTAGCCACAACTCAGGCCATCTGCCAAGCACCGATTAAAGTCCCCAAATTATATTGGCACGAACAGCCTGAGCAACTTGATGCCATCCGGGCTAGTTGCAATATTTTCATTTCAACCAGTACCAATGAGCCTTTTGGATTATCGATTCTTGAAGCGTTAGCGGCAGGACATTGCGTAATAATTCCGATGGACAATGCTCACTGGGATCAAACCCTAACCCACGGTTTAAATTGCCTTAAGTACCAAGCTCATGATGTCAAAGATCTGGTCAACATAGTGTTATCACTAAGCGGTGATATTAACAAAGTTAAGCAGTTAGGCAGTAACGGTCAGCAAATTTCCAAGCAATATCAAGCTGACAAGTTGTACCAAAAGTTGACCCGTCTGGTGTTAAAAAAAGTTGTAGAACAATAG
- a CDS encoding glycosyltransferase family 4 protein has translation MVSNNRKTTILFVHYGSDWIRGSERCLLDLLNHLDREKFTPIVWCNSQLMAEQVQQLQIDVTCQFFPLLFGARTPHYDFKGFFNLISQGTQLIRRHQISLIHSNSGAPCQWLNIVARITKIPLIAHLHCRYPLRERLTFGLHHVSKLLAVSHAVADQYLADSLATARISVVPNGIDQQRFVINDPHDIRQLLGLASDDFVLMTVGSLIERKGMDLLITALASVRQQGVPAKLVIVGDGPCREQLAQQITLANLSDHVFMLGERADIPQLLQSGINLFVSGAIEEVFGLVLAEAGLQQIPVIAPAVDGIPEVVAHNHSGLLVPPRAPLHIAQAIELLYLQPAFCTQLGAAAKKRVEQLFLIEKNVKAIESVYQTMLSNKRHALRWHSHWSATALLTSISQFLMSRLVGQRHKHN, from the coding sequence ATGGTGTCGAATAATCGCAAAACAACCATTTTATTTGTCCATTATGGCAGTGACTGGATTCGAGGCAGCGAACGCTGTTTATTAGACTTGCTTAACCATCTTGACCGTGAAAAATTCACCCCGATTGTTTGGTGTAATAGCCAGCTGATGGCTGAGCAAGTTCAGCAATTACAGATAGACGTCACCTGTCAATTTTTTCCATTATTATTTGGTGCTAGAACGCCACATTATGATTTTAAGGGTTTTTTCAACTTAATTAGCCAAGGCACTCAATTAATACGCCGCCATCAGATTTCGCTGATCCATAGCAACAGCGGCGCGCCTTGCCAGTGGCTTAATATCGTTGCCAGAATAACCAAGATACCACTAATTGCACATTTGCATTGCCGCTATCCACTGCGCGAACGTTTAACGTTTGGCCTGCATCATGTGTCGAAATTACTCGCCGTTAGTCATGCTGTCGCCGATCAATATCTGGCCGACTCTCTGGCGACGGCGCGGATAAGTGTGGTGCCCAATGGCATTGACCAGCAGCGGTTTGTTATTAATGACCCGCACGATATCCGGCAATTACTCGGCCTTGCCAGCGACGATTTTGTGCTGATGACAGTCGGCTCATTGATTGAACGCAAAGGCATGGATTTACTAATTACTGCGTTAGCATCGGTCCGCCAGCAAGGCGTACCGGCTAAATTAGTGATTGTCGGCGATGGCCCTTGTCGGGAGCAATTGGCGCAACAAATAACGCTAGCCAATCTCAGCGACCACGTTTTTATGCTCGGCGAACGCGCCGATATTCCGCAATTACTGCAAAGCGGCATTAATTTATTTGTTAGTGGTGCCATTGAGGAAGTTTTCGGCCTGGTATTAGCAGAAGCTGGGTTGCAGCAAATTCCGGTGATAGCCCCTGCAGTTGACGGTATCCCCGAAGTAGTCGCCCATAATCACAGCGGCTTGTTGGTACCTCCGCGCGCGCCACTTCATATAGCCCAAGCAATCGAATTACTCTACTTGCAGCCCGCCTTTTGTACCCAACTGGGCGCAGCGGCTAAAAAACGAGTCGAGCAATTATTTTTAATCGAAAAAAACGTCAAGGCTATCGAGTCGGTGTACCAAACGATGCTAAGTAACAAGCGTCACGCCTTGCGTTGGCACAGCCATTGGTCAGCAACAGCTTTATTAACCAGTATTAGCCAATTTTTAATGAGCAGACTTGTCGGTCAACGCCACAAGCATAACTGA